In one window of Polaromonas naphthalenivorans CJ2 DNA:
- the rng gene encoding ribonuclease G — protein MQQEILINWSPQETRVAVVEHAAVQELQVERTLERGLVGNVYLGKVVRVLPGMQSAFIDIGLDRAAFLHVADLMSSINSRHVETELRADGTSILPAASSLRPIEKQLFEGQAVMVQVLKDPMGTKGARLTAQISIAGRLLVFLPQDNHIGVSQKIPPRQREDLRQRVQTLVGDMGGGFILRTNGEEATDTELAEDIAYLRKTWIRIKEASLRLPATSVLHQDLSLLQRVLRDMVLENTQTIRIDSREQFEKLKAFAVEFMPSTVPKLQLYSGERPIFDLFNIDEEIAKALGRRVDLKSGGYLVIDQTEALTTIDVNTGGFVGARNFEETIYKTNLEAAQAIARQLRLRNLGGIVIVDFIDMSKENHRDAVLAEFKRQLARDRIKTAVNGFSALGLLEMTRKRTRESLAHQLCEPCSACTGKGIVKTARSVTYDILREILREARQFNPREFRIVASPKVIELFLDEESQHLASLSDFIGKPISLQAEAVMAQEQYDIVLL, from the coding sequence GGCCGTGCAGGAGTTGCAGGTTGAACGCACGCTTGAGCGTGGCTTGGTCGGGAATGTTTATCTTGGCAAGGTGGTGCGGGTGCTACCGGGAATGCAGTCTGCGTTCATCGACATAGGCTTGGACCGCGCCGCATTTCTGCATGTTGCCGACTTGATGAGCAGCATCAATAGTCGCCATGTAGAAACCGAGTTGCGGGCAGACGGTACATCGATATTGCCGGCGGCTTCATCGCTTCGGCCGATTGAAAAGCAGTTGTTCGAGGGACAGGCTGTGATGGTGCAGGTTCTCAAGGATCCAATGGGCACCAAGGGGGCTCGACTGACAGCGCAAATCAGCATCGCTGGCCGTTTGCTGGTCTTTTTGCCCCAGGATAATCACATTGGCGTGTCGCAAAAAATTCCGCCCCGGCAGCGCGAAGACTTGCGTCAACGTGTCCAGACTCTGGTGGGTGATATGGGCGGGGGCTTTATCCTTCGCACGAATGGGGAGGAGGCTACTGACACGGAGTTGGCCGAGGACATCGCTTATTTAAGGAAAACCTGGATACGCATCAAGGAAGCCTCATTGCGCTTGCCTGCCACGTCGGTTTTGCATCAGGATCTGAGTCTGCTGCAGCGTGTATTGCGTGATATGGTGCTGGAAAATACGCAAACCATCCGCATTGATTCCCGTGAGCAGTTTGAAAAACTGAAAGCTTTTGCGGTGGAGTTCATGCCTTCAACGGTGCCAAAACTTCAGCTTTACAGCGGTGAACGGCCTATTTTTGACCTTTTCAATATTGACGAAGAAATTGCAAAAGCGCTGGGTCGCAGGGTGGACCTCAAATCAGGCGGCTATCTGGTCATTGACCAGACGGAAGCCTTGACCACTATTGATGTGAATACGGGCGGATTTGTTGGCGCCCGCAATTTCGAAGAAACCATTTACAAAACCAATCTTGAGGCCGCTCAAGCAATTGCCCGGCAACTTCGCCTGCGTAATCTGGGCGGTATTGTGATTGTCGATTTTATCGACATGAGCAAGGAAAACCACCGTGATGCGGTACTGGCCGAGTTCAAAAGGCAACTGGCGCGGGATCGCATCAAGACAGCGGTCAATGGATTTTCGGCGTTGGGATTGCTCGAAATGACGCGCAAGCGGACCCGGGAGTCACTGGCGCATCAACTGTGCGAACCTTGCAGTGCCTGTACTGGCAAAGGCATTGTCAAAACAGCCCGCAGCGTGACCTATGACATCCTGCGTGAAATTTTGCGCGAAGCGCGGCAGTTCAATCCACGCGAGTTCAGGATAGTGGCTTCGCCCAAAGTGATTGAGTTGTTTCTGGATGAGGAAAGCCAGCACCTGGCAAGCCTGAGCGACTTCATTGGAAAGCCCATTTCATTGCAGGCTGAAGCGGTCATGGCACAAGAACAATACGATATCGTGTTGTTGTGA
- a CDS encoding polysaccharide deacetylase family protein, with product MSKIYTANTKPIPILVYHQIAAAPPKGSPFRSLYVAPEAFARQMVWLKRLGYTGLSMSALQPYLLGKKSGKVVGITFDDGYLNNLSHALPALRMQGFSSTCYAVSGLLGKTNAWDESLGIAQTPLMNESQIRQWVEAGQEVGSHTRRHIDLTATGEDECRVEMMLGKTELESVVKRPVDHFCYPYGRYEPKHMAVAGELGFVTATTTQRGRCHAQTGMLQLPRVPVLRSTSLPVFLLKIATAYEDRRKK from the coding sequence ATGTCAAAAATATACACGGCCAATACGAAACCCATTCCGATTCTGGTATATCACCAGATTGCCGCAGCACCTCCCAAAGGGAGTCCTTTTCGAAGCCTGTATGTAGCGCCAGAAGCCTTTGCAAGGCAAATGGTCTGGCTAAAACGGCTGGGTTACACGGGCTTGTCCATGAGTGCCCTGCAACCCTACCTGCTTGGCAAAAAGAGCGGCAAGGTTGTAGGAATTACTTTTGATGATGGTTACTTGAATAACCTTTCACATGCTTTGCCTGCGCTGAGGATGCAGGGATTTTCGTCCACCTGCTATGCCGTGAGCGGATTGCTTGGCAAGACCAATGCATGGGATGAAAGCCTGGGCATTGCGCAGACCCCGCTGATGAACGAATCGCAAATTCGCCAATGGGTTGAGGCCGGGCAAGAGGTGGGGTCGCACACCCGTCGGCATATCGATCTGACCGCTACTGGCGAGGACGAGTGTCGCGTTGAGATGATGCTTGGAAAAACCGAGCTTGAGTCAGTCGTGAAGCGACCAGTCGATCACTTTTGTTATCCCTACGGTCGCTATGAGCCCAAGCATATGGCCGTTGCTGGCGAATTGGGCTTTGTGACGGCTACCACCACGCAACGTGGTCGTTGTCATGCCCAGACCGGCATGCTGCAATTGCCGCGCGTGCCCGTTTTGCGCTCGACCAGCCTGCCGGTTTTTTTGCTCAAAATTGCGACTGCCTATGAGGACCGGCGTAAGAAATGA
- a CDS encoding glycosyltransferase family 4 protein, translating to MSSPLSSSATHLNSDKRRLRIAVLNRTFSTAGGGAERYSISLVEQLAARHEIHVFAQKIDHQWPGIIYHRVSAPLLKPRWINQLWFATRTWWLTRHGFDIVHSHENTWHGDVQTVHVLPVKYNLFHDRKGGRRALRWVKVVTSPRLLAYLGLEHFRYAIRQGRQVVVTSDYLRAIMESSYPVCTEMISVITPGITMPQLPVTKLRKDAARALLGLPLAGYCILFVANDYRKKGLATLLKALAQFPGEFTLAVVGNQSQLSFFKEQVKTFNLEKRVFFLGSLKNVAPAYEAADCLVHPSLEDTFAMVVLEAMSYGLPVVVSGPKYCGISGLLQHGMNALILDSPTDESQLQHALELVLTQPALRNQLSQGAKDFASSYQWRKLVLKQESLYHSVLASKNAVNAQ from the coding sequence ATGAGTTCACCGCTTTCAAGCTCTGCCACGCATTTGAACAGCGACAAAAGAAGATTGCGTATCGCGGTTTTGAACCGGACTTTTTCGACGGCAGGCGGTGGCGCAGAGCGCTATTCCATTTCGCTGGTGGAGCAGCTGGCGGCAAGGCATGAGATTCATGTGTTTGCACAGAAAATAGACCATCAGTGGCCTGGGATCATTTATCACCGCGTTTCTGCACCGCTGCTTAAACCGCGATGGATCAATCAGTTGTGGTTCGCCACCCGTACCTGGTGGTTGACCCGACACGGTTTTGACATCGTGCATTCGCATGAAAACACATGGCACGGTGATGTTCAGACGGTGCATGTCCTGCCGGTAAAGTACAACCTGTTTCATGATCGCAAGGGTGGACGGCGGGCTTTGCGCTGGGTCAAGGTGGTCACGAGTCCGCGCCTGCTGGCTTATCTGGGCCTTGAGCACTTCAGGTATGCCATCCGTCAGGGCCGGCAAGTGGTCGTCACCTCTGACTACCTGCGCGCCATCATGGAATCCAGCTACCCGGTCTGCACAGAAATGATTTCGGTGATTACTCCGGGCATCACGATGCCGCAGTTGCCGGTAACGAAACTGCGCAAGGATGCGGCAAGGGCGTTATTGGGTCTGCCGCTCGCTGGGTATTGCATCTTGTTTGTCGCCAACGATTACCGGAAAAAAGGCCTTGCAACCTTGCTGAAGGCGCTGGCGCAGTTTCCTGGCGAATTCACGCTGGCGGTGGTGGGAAATCAGTCACAGCTGTCCTTCTTCAAAGAGCAGGTGAAAACATTCAACCTGGAAAAGCGTGTTTTCTTTCTAGGTTCGCTTAAAAATGTTGCACCTGCCTATGAAGCTGCCGATTGCCTGGTCCATCCTTCGCTTGAAGACACTTTCGCCATGGTCGTTCTGGAAGCCATGTCATATGGCTTGCCTGTAGTCGTTAGTGGGCCTAAATACTGTGGCATTTCAGGTTTGCTGCAGCATGGCATGAATGCCCTAATTCTTGATAGCCCTACAGATGAATCCCAGTTGCAGCATGCTCTTGAATTGGTTCTGACCCAACCCGCGCTACGAAATCAGTTGAGTCAAGGGGCGAAGGATTTCGCTAGCTCCTACCAGTGGCGTAAGCTGGTCCTGAAGCAGGAGTCGCTTTACCACTCAGTGCTTGCAAGTAAAAACGCTGTCAACGCTCAGTGA
- a CDS encoding IS4/Tn5 family transposase DNA-binding protein: MGWVGTEFETIDLGDERRNRRAIRLVERLSAQPTASVPQACGDWADTPCVRLHVAFKKFFFIDPAR; this comes from the coding sequence ATGGGCTGGGTAGGCACTGAATTTGAGACGATAGACCTGGGCGATGAGCGGCGCAACAGGCGAGCCATCCGGCTGGTGGAGCGCTTGAGTGCGCAGCCCACGGCGAGCGTGCCGCAGGCGTGCGGGGACTGGGCCGACACCCCCTGTGTCAGACTACATGTCGCCTTTAAAAAGTTCTTTTTTATTGATCCGGCCCGATAA
- a CDS encoding IS630 family transposase, translating to MEKEDARYQTLERLHERRKQVVRLHKKGIKIMQIVALSGLSYPTVRRSIELYERGSWEALRPADRGRSKGQGRVLSLQQEDAIRGSIIDQRSEQLKMDFCLCSRRAVMLLIEQQYGITLPVRTVGKYLARWGFTPQKPIKKAYEQRPEAVQAWLDEQYLAIEVQAREQRAEIYWGDETALVNTDVRGRSYAPAGKTPVAFAPGGSRHKLSMIASVTNQGKARWLIIDEAFNSDRLIEFLQALVKDAGKKVLLILDNLRVHHSQPVKAWVAERNDKIELFYLPSYSPELNPEERLNADLKQAMGKRVPVRTKAKLCDAANDHMAMLERSPERVRSYFQDQRVRYAA from the coding sequence ATGGAAAAAGAAGACGCAAGGTACCAGACACTTGAGCGACTGCACGAGAGGCGCAAGCAAGTCGTGCGGCTGCACAAAAAGGGCATCAAGATCATGCAGATCGTCGCCTTGAGCGGACTGAGTTATCCGACAGTCAGGCGCTCGATCGAGCTGTACGAGCGCGGCAGTTGGGAAGCGCTGCGACCGGCTGACCGAGGACGCAGCAAGGGCCAGGGGCGCGTGCTCAGCCTGCAACAGGAAGATGCGATCCGGGGCAGCATCATCGACCAGCGCTCCGAGCAGTTGAAGATGGATTTTTGCCTGTGCAGCCGCCGGGCGGTCATGCTGCTGATCGAGCAGCAGTATGGCATCACACTGCCGGTACGCACCGTGGGCAAGTACCTGGCGCGCTGGGGGTTTACGCCGCAAAAGCCGATTAAGAAGGCGTACGAACAGCGCCCTGAGGCCGTGCAGGCCTGGCTCGATGAGCAGTACCTCGCCATTGAGGTACAGGCCAGGGAACAGAGGGCAGAAATTTACTGGGGCGATGAAACAGCGCTGGTCAATACGGACGTACGGGGGCGCAGTTACGCGCCTGCGGGCAAGACGCCGGTAGCCTTTGCCCCGGGTGGCTCGCGCCACAAGCTGTCCATGATTGCCAGCGTCACCAACCAGGGCAAAGCGCGCTGGTTGATCATTGACGAGGCGTTCAACTCGGACCGGCTGATCGAGTTTCTCCAAGCGCTGGTGAAGGATGCGGGCAAAAAGGTCTTGCTGATTCTGGACAATTTGCGCGTGCATCACAGCCAGCCGGTCAAGGCCTGGGTGGCCGAGCGAAACGACAAGATTGAGCTGTTTTACCTGCCCAGCTATAGCCCGGAACTCAATCCCGAGGAGCGGCTGAACGCAGACTTGAAACAAGCGATGGGTAAAAGGGTGCCGGTGCGCACCAAAGCCAAGCTGTGCGATGCGGCCAATGATCACATGGCCATGCTGGAGCGCTCACCCGAGCGTGTGCGCAGCTACTTTCAGGACCAGCGGGTCAGGTATGCCGCTTAA
- a CDS encoding transposase — MILMPFLCSRTTCLRLSCSRSSVWYLASSFSISLRPPNLKKFKLYRAGSIEAQTSMKTNYSDAFVEQAIVKLLSRGERTIESVAQELNINYHTARNWVKKGMANKADISQAKEKRLQDWSAQEQLLALHETHGLSGEALQAWCRERGLFAHHLTSWQAAFCAPTKMTSGTGELRSLQDENEQLKRELVRKEKSLAEAAALLILQKKFRALWEDEVK; from the coding sequence ATGATCTTGATGCCCTTTTTGTGCAGCCGCACGACTTGCTTGCGCCTCTCGTGCAGTCGCTCAAGTGTCTGGTACCTTGCGTCTTCTTTTTCCATCTCGCTTAGACCTCCAAACCTGAAAAAATTCAAACTTTACAGGGCCGGATCAATAGAAGCACAGACATCCATGAAAACAAACTATTCCGACGCATTTGTCGAACAAGCCATCGTCAAGCTGCTTTCCCGTGGAGAGCGCACGATTGAGTCCGTTGCCCAGGAGCTGAACATCAACTACCACACAGCCAGGAACTGGGTCAAAAAAGGAATGGCAAACAAAGCCGACATTTCGCAGGCAAAGGAAAAGCGCCTTCAGGATTGGAGTGCCCAGGAGCAACTGCTGGCCTTGCACGAAACCCATGGCTTGTCAGGCGAGGCCCTGCAGGCGTGGTGCCGCGAGCGCGGGTTATTCGCCCATCACCTGACGAGCTGGCAAGCGGCGTTCTGCGCCCCAACGAAAATGACTTCAGGCACGGGGGAATTACGCAGTTTGCAAGATGAAAACGAGCAGCTCAAGCGTGAACTGGTGCGCAAGGAAAAATCCCTGGCAGAGGCAGCAGCCTTGCTGATCCTGCAAAAAAAGTTCCGCGCGCTGTGGGAGGACGAGGTCAAATGA
- a CDS encoding IS3 family transposase (programmed frameshift), with protein sequence MYSYEDRIRAVKLYIKLGKRTGATIRKLGYPTKNALKSWHREYEQGRDLPVGYARSRPKYSDEQKKVAAQHYLNHGRCLAGTLQALGYPCRDTLAAWLDELHPETRKRVVGKARSVPRPQALKQAAVIELCTRQTSAQAIAQKLAVSRGALYQWKNQLLGPEAPASMKQHNDSPPDPERTELERQVESLRRDVRQLQLEHDILKKANELLKKGLGVDRPLLSNQEKTRLVDALKQLYSLSELFAALGLPRSSYFYHRARLRLADKYADARLAITDVFERNHRCYGYRRLRAALGRQHVFISEKVVRRLMKQEYLVVAAKKPRKYGSYLGEISPAPDNLINRDFQAAAPNEKWLTDITEFHIPAGKVYLSPMIDCFDGLVVSWTIGTRPDAALVNTMLDTAIETLANSDDRPVVHSDRGAHYRWPGWLTRMGDAKLIRSMSRKGCSPDNAACEGFFGRLKTELFYPRNWQATTIEQFIQVVDSYIRWYNEKRIKISLGSLRTYPSRPVNCKFVESFPFF encoded by the exons ATGTACTCATACGAAGACCGCATTCGAGCCGTCAAGCTCTACATCAAACTCGGCAAACGCACTGGCGCGACCATTCGCAAGCTGGGGTACCCGACCAAGAACGCGCTCAAGAGCTGGCATCGGGAATACGAACAAGGTCGCGATTTGCCGGTGGGCTATGCGCGTTCGAGGCCGAAGTATTCAGACGAACAGAAGAAAGTGGCCGCCCAGCACTACCTCAACCATGGTCGCTGCCTGGCTGGAACCCTGCAGGCACTGGGATACCCGTGCCGCGATACGCTCGCAGCCTGGCTCGATGAACTGCACCCCGAAACGAGGAAACGCGTTGTCGGCAAAGCGCGCAGCGTGCCGCGCCCTCAAGCGCTAAAGCAGGCAGCCGTCATCGAGCTGTGCACCCGGCAGACAAGTGCGCAAGCCATTGCACAAAAGCTGGCCGTGAGCAGGGGGGCGCTGTACCAATGGAAAAACCAACTCCTGGGTCCTGAAGCTCCCGCATCCATGAAACAACACAACGATTCACCGCCAGATCCTGAGCGGACGGAACTGGAGCGGCAAGTCGAATCGCTTCGACGCGACGTCCGGCAACTGCAGCTTGAACACGACATCTTGAAGAAGGCCAATGAACTGCTAAAAAAAGGCCTGGGCGTCGACCGGCCTCTCCTGAGCAACCAGGAGAAGACGCGGCTGGTTGATGCCCTGAAACAGCTCTATTCGCTATCAGAACTCTTTGCCGCGCTGGGTCTTCCCCGCAGCTCCTACTTTTATCATCGGGCACGGCTACGGCTCGCCGACAAGTATGCAGATGCGCGTCTTGCCATCACAGATGTCTTCGAGCGCAATCATCGCTGCTACGGTTATCGACGGTTACGGGCGGCATTGGGCAGGCAGCACGTGTTCATCTCGGAGAAGGTCGTGCGACGTTTGATGAAGCAGGAATACCTGGTCGTTGCTGCTAAGAAGC CACGTAAGTACGGCTCCTATCTGGGAGAAATCAGCCCGGCGCCAGACAATCTCATTAACCGCGACTTCCAGGCTGCAGCCCCGAATGAGAAGTGGCTCACTGACATCACGGAATTCCATATCCCGGCTGGCAAGGTGTACCTGTCGCCCATGATCGATTGCTTTGATGGCTTGGTTGTCAGCTGGACCATCGGCACACGTCCTGATGCTGCGCTTGTGAACACGATGTTGGACACTGCCATCGAGACGCTGGCCAACAGCGATGACCGGCCTGTCGTCCACTCCGATCGCGGTGCGCACTATCGCTGGCCTGGCTGGCTCACCCGGATGGGCGATGCAAAGCTCATTCGCTCGATGTCGCGCAAGGGGTGTTCGCCAGATAATGCGGCCTGCGAGGGCTTCTTCGGGCGGCTGAAAACGGAGTTGTTCTACCCTCGAAACTGGCAGGCCACAACCATTGAACAATTCATTCAGGTCGTTGACTCCTACATCCGCTGGTATAACGAAAAGCGGATCAAAATATCCCTCGGCTCACTTAGAACGTATCCCAGTAGGCCAGTAAATTGCAAATTTGTGGAGTCTTTTCCGTTTTTTTGA
- a CDS encoding IS701 family transposase, which yields MAVGGISMDTVIPVRTNWPEDFQEWLQPFLAVFTRSEQRCWAPLYLQGLLGPGARKSVAPMAERVCPGQTQQLHHFVSSSTWSTAPLEQVLRKKADALVGGKDAVLIVDDTALPKQGKHSVGVKRQHCGVLGKQANCQVLVSLTLARKEVPVPIALRLYLPEDWAQDEARRAAAKVPESITFETKGDIALAQIDAALADGVRFGMVLADAGYGSSAGFRAGLTQRGLRWAVGVQPTQKVYPADVRLDVPADPPVGRPAKHPRPSTPSVSVVQMIETLGSKALRRCSWRSGTKGMLSARFAAVWVCVADGALVSHWQHLPGQAAWLVCEVRSSGERKYYFTNHPADTPRRTLVRAIKARWACEQAHQQLKDELGLDHYEGRSWLGLHHHALLTMMAFGYLQHRRLDSVLQAGKKTGIQCTGTATATIIASGTPGHSRRALSGNLRSVSSLRRHDKPASA from the coding sequence ATGGCTGTCGGAGGGATATCCATGGATACCGTGATTCCTGTCAGAACCAATTGGCCTGAAGATTTTCAGGAATGGCTCCAGCCGTTCCTGGCCGTTTTCACACGTTCCGAGCAGCGCTGCTGGGCACCTCTCTACCTGCAAGGACTCCTGGGGCCGGGCGCGCGCAAAAGTGTCGCACCCATGGCTGAACGTGTGTGTCCCGGTCAGACGCAGCAACTCCACCATTTTGTGTCGTCATCGACTTGGTCCACCGCTCCGCTGGAACAGGTGCTGCGCAAGAAGGCTGACGCTTTGGTAGGCGGCAAGGACGCTGTGCTGATCGTGGACGACACGGCGCTACCCAAGCAGGGCAAGCACTCGGTAGGGGTCAAGCGCCAACACTGCGGCGTACTCGGTAAGCAGGCTAACTGCCAGGTATTGGTATCGCTCACCTTAGCGCGCAAGGAAGTGCCAGTGCCGATCGCCCTGCGGCTGTACTTGCCCGAAGATTGGGCACAGGACGAAGCGCGTCGTGCAGCAGCCAAGGTACCCGAGTCGATTACGTTCGAGACCAAGGGTGACATCGCGCTGGCGCAGATCGATGCCGCGCTGGCTGACGGCGTGCGCTTTGGCATGGTGCTGGCCGATGCCGGCTATGGCAGTTCGGCAGGCTTTCGCGCTGGGCTTACGCAGCGAGGGCTACGATGGGCAGTGGGCGTGCAGCCCACGCAGAAGGTCTATCCAGCTGATGTGCGGCTCGATGTGCCGGCCGATCCCCCGGTGGGGCGCCCCGCCAAGCACCCAAGACCTTCGACGCCGAGCGTGTCCGTCGTGCAGATGATTGAAACGTTGGGTTCCAAGGCCCTGCGGCGCTGTTCCTGGCGCAGCGGCACCAAGGGCATGCTCAGCGCACGCTTTGCTGCTGTGTGGGTGTGCGTTGCTGACGGCGCGCTGGTATCGCATTGGCAGCATCTTCCGGGGCAAGCCGCATGGCTGGTGTGCGAAGTGCGCTCCAGTGGCGAGCGCAAGTATTACTTTACTAACCATCCGGCTGACACGCCGCGCAGGACGCTGGTACGCGCGATCAAGGCCCGCTGGGCGTGCGAGCAGGCGCATCAGCAACTCAAGGATGAACTTGGCCTGGACCATTACGAAGGCAGATCCTGGCTGGGACTGCACCATCACGCGCTGCTGACCATGATGGCTTTTGGTTATCTGCAGCACCGACGTCTGGACAGTGTTTTGCAAGCGGGAAAAAAAACTGGCATCCAATGCACCGGGACCGCCACCGCAACCATCATTGCCAGCGGTACGCCGGGCCATTCTCGCCGCGCTTTGTCGGGTAATTTGCGTTCAGTGTCCTCATTGCGGCGCCACGATAAACCTGCGTCAGCGTGA